In Oryza sativa Japonica Group chromosome 3, ASM3414082v1, one DNA window encodes the following:
- the LOC4332895 gene encoding eudesmanediol synthase, with protein MSVSEVTTATTGQAFAPSVWGDFFITYTPSDSQDDQYCTRERAEQLKEQVRRKLLEATSSSGSSVANMVMLVDTLERLGIDSHFRREIAAMLRRVHRQEQDCPSAAADDGLHITSLRFRLLRQHGFGVTADVFDKFRDNRGSFRASLSSDTRGLLSLYNAAHMAMPGEEALDDAIAFARHHLIQSVEGKLKSSMAEQVSRAFDIPLPRAPKQLETIRYIAEYEHEPAFDGVALELAKLDFELVRSLHLRELKALTIWWKDLYNSVKLSYARDRIVENYFWTCGIYHEEEYSRARIMFTKVFGLMSLMDDTYDAHATLEECHKLNKAIQRWDKSAVSILPEYLHAFYIKLLNNFEELEDCLEPTEKYRMSYAKTGYKQLSEYYLREAQWSSDKYMPSFAEHLDVSVMSSGFPELAPVVLLGVRDGDGAATAEAFGWAAAVPALARASGELARFLNDVASYRTGRSGRDMASTVECYMAERGVGGEEAVAAVAAMAERAWRTINRECVEMGGRADHLLPAARLVVNLTRMLEVIYLGGRDGYTFGADIKDLVTNFFLANPSQLFD; from the exons ATGTCTGTGAGCGAGGTTACCACTGCTACCACCGGCCAAGCTTTTGCACCATCCGTGTGGGGCGACTTCTTCATCACCTACACCCCTTCCGATTCACAG GATGATCAGTACTGCACGAGAGAACGAGCGGAACAGCTAAAGGAGCAAGTTCGCCGCAAGCTGTTGGAGGCCacgagcagcagcggcagcagtgTCGCCAACATGGTGATGCTAGTCGACACGCTCGAACGCCTCGGCATAGACAGCCACTTCCGTCGCGAGATCGCGGCGATGTTACGCCGCGTACACCGCCAGGAACAGGACtgcccttccgccgccgccgacgacggcctCCACATTACTTCCCTCCGATTCCGTCTACTTCGCCAGCACGGCTTTGGGGTAACTGCAG atgtaTTCGACAAGTTCAGAGACAATAGAGGCAGTTTCAGAGCGAGCCTAAGCAGTGACACGAGGGGCCTGCTAAGCCTGTACAACGCGGCTCACATGGCCATGCCTGGCGAGGAGGCGCTGGATGACGCGATCGCGTTCGCGAGGCACCACCTAATTCAGTCCGTGGAAGGCAAGCTGAAGTCGTCGATGGCCGAGCAGGTCTCCCGCGCCTTCGACATCCCTCTGCCACGGGCGCCCAAGCAGCTAGAGACGATACGCTACATCGCCGAGTACGAGCACGAACCAGCTTTCGACGGCGTGGCGCTGGAGCTAGCCAAACTGGACTTTGAGCTCGTCAGGTCTCTCCACCTCAGGGAGCTCAAGGCCCTCACCAT CTGGTGGAAAGACCTGTACAATAGCGTGAAGCTAAGTTATGCTAGAGACCGTATCGTGGAGAACTACTTCTGGACGTGCGGCATATACCACGAGGAGGAGTACTCTCGCGCACGTATCATGTTCACCAAAGTTTTTGGACTCATGTCTTTGATGGACGATACTTACGACGCCCACGCCACCTTAGAGGAGTGCCACAAGCTCAACAAAGCTATACAGAg ATGGGATAAGAGCGCGGTCTCTATTCTACCCGAATATCTTCATGCCTTCTACATAAAGTTACTGAACAACTTTGAAGAGTTAGAGGATTGCTTGGAGCCAACCGAGAAGTACCGCATGTCTTACGCCAAAACTGGG TACAAGCAGTTGTCGGAATACTACCTCCGTGAGGCCCAATGGTCGAGCGACAAATACATGCCCAGCTTCGCCGAGCATCTGGACGTGTCTGTCATGTCCTCCGGCTTCCCGGAGCTGGCCCCGGTGGTGCTGTTGGGCgtgcgcgacggcgacggcgcggcgaccgcggaggcgtTCGGGTGGGCGGCTGCCGTCCCCGCCCTGGCCCGCGCCAGCGGGGAGCTAGCCCGCTTCCTCAACGACGTCGCCTCCTACAGGACCGGGAGGAGCGGCAGGGACATGGCGAGCACGGTGGAGTGCTACATGGCGGAGCGCGGCGtgggcggggaggaggccgtggcggcggttgCCGCGATGGCGGAGCGCGCGTGGAGGACGATCAACCGGGAGTGCGTGGAGATGGGTGGTCGGGCTGATCATCTGCtcccggcggcgcggctggtggTGAACCTGACGAGGATGCTGGAGGTGATCTATCTCGGTGGCAGGGACGGGTACACCTTCGGCGCCGACATCAAAGACCTCGTCACCAACTTCTTCCTCGCAAACCCCTCCCAGCTGTTTGATTAG